One stretch of Candidatus Eisenbacteria bacterium DNA includes these proteins:
- a CDS encoding ATP-binding protein → MKKFNLGKVGTIVALRWIEILILILLALYSHNGSFGTGITIPVLLAVFAISNIALKFVSNEEFEKLKLDYAVFILDILVISAVVRSCNAVKTDLYIVYFFAIMASALGREVKTSVVIGVVASCVYASGLLASDGLESVLSDPNLLLRIPLLLVVSLFTAFLAKGHEEERGRRARAELIVSFDRSIRGNMTEGQFADHISRWGNEETDLGKIGVALKDRRTGGIELSRGSAGLFAGIEKWLGRGDVSPFEEADGRIVAPIVFKTERLGFLVRMASSRLRDAEGKTKFLAALADQIGASLVNLRYASEARERARELRTLMGVARKISSTLELRDVRELVERSAEALVKAEDARLVLEGEEQDVSGTLASYLLKEVKESRKPVVANSMKRDGGNGTLTSLLVAPVKSRERLRAYLVVTRGSGSKPFGGRDIFLASGIAAQAAVALENAELYERTLEEGRRLGEACLDIQLEKNRLETLLENMVEVVILLDGSGRVVKTNTAATTLFGREPVRQGALAREAFSGSGELLRFVEATLSKPMVRKERVELNGSFFNVNAVPLVRSGTYSGMLLVFDDISELTKANELKSEFVSQVSHELKTPLSSIIGATTLLAGGRAGEVTAKQKELLGIVRKESEDLLTLINEVLDLRKLESGLEMNFEFNSIGTIAEDCVRGLTPLAEAKGLELSLDCGSGLPDVYCDGMRISQVFRNILGNAIKYTPGGGKVTCDLFVEHGEHEGAEVRVRVSDTGPGIPPAKRGMVFEKFVRLRSHDQPETAGTGLGLTIAKDIVTRHGGKIWFEPNPSGGSIFCFSIPLEMSSSEIAAAVE, encoded by the coding sequence GAACAGGAATCACCATACCTGTTCTCCTGGCCGTGTTCGCGATCTCCAACATCGCCCTGAAGTTCGTCTCTAACGAGGAATTCGAGAAGCTGAAGCTCGACTACGCGGTATTCATTCTGGATATCTTGGTCATCTCAGCCGTCGTCCGTTCCTGCAATGCGGTGAAAACCGATCTCTACATCGTGTACTTCTTCGCAATCATGGCTTCGGCGCTTGGAAGAGAGGTAAAGACGAGCGTGGTAATAGGCGTCGTAGCAAGTTGCGTCTACGCTTCAGGTCTTCTCGCAAGCGATGGACTTGAGTCCGTCCTTTCTGACCCGAATCTCCTGCTCAGGATACCTCTTCTTCTGGTTGTCTCGCTTTTCACTGCCTTCCTTGCGAAGGGACACGAGGAAGAGAGGGGAAGACGGGCAAGAGCAGAACTGATCGTGAGCTTTGACAGATCGATAAGAGGGAACATGACGGAAGGTCAGTTTGCAGACCACATTTCGAGATGGGGAAATGAGGAGACCGATCTGGGCAAGATTGGAGTGGCGTTGAAGGACAGGCGAACCGGAGGAATTGAGCTTTCCCGGGGCAGCGCCGGTCTTTTCGCGGGTATCGAGAAATGGCTGGGGAGAGGGGACGTTTCGCCTTTCGAAGAGGCTGACGGAAGGATTGTGGCGCCGATTGTCTTCAAAACAGAGAGGCTCGGATTCCTTGTCAGAATGGCGTCGAGCAGGTTGCGCGATGCGGAGGGGAAAACAAAATTCCTTGCGGCCTTGGCCGATCAGATTGGCGCATCCTTGGTCAACCTCAGGTATGCCAGTGAGGCAAGAGAAAGGGCAAGGGAGCTCAGGACCCTTATGGGCGTCGCAAGAAAAATCTCATCGACCCTCGAACTCAGAGACGTAAGAGAGCTTGTCGAGAGATCGGCAGAGGCACTTGTCAAAGCAGAGGACGCAAGACTTGTGCTTGAAGGAGAAGAGCAAGATGTCAGCGGCACTCTTGCGAGCTACCTTCTCAAGGAAGTGAAGGAGTCCAGAAAGCCAGTCGTTGCAAACAGCATGAAGAGAGATGGCGGTAACGGGACGCTTACGTCACTGCTCGTTGCGCCCGTGAAATCAAGGGAAAGGCTCCGAGCATACCTTGTCGTAACCAGGGGAAGCGGCTCGAAACCGTTTGGTGGAAGGGATATCTTTCTTGCGTCAGGAATCGCCGCCCAGGCGGCGGTTGCCCTCGAGAATGCCGAACTATATGAACGCACGTTGGAGGAGGGGAGACGACTCGGAGAGGCGTGCCTGGACATTCAATTGGAAAAGAACCGATTAGAGACACTTCTTGAGAATATGGTTGAGGTTGTAATCCTGCTGGACGGTTCTGGAAGAGTCGTGAAAACGAACACGGCAGCGACCACTTTGTTTGGGAGAGAACCCGTACGGCAAGGGGCCCTGGCCAGAGAGGCTTTCTCAGGGTCCGGTGAATTGCTCCGTTTCGTTGAGGCCACGCTTTCGAAGCCGATGGTGCGGAAGGAGCGGGTGGAGCTTAACGGTTCCTTCTTCAATGTGAACGCGGTGCCTCTCGTGAGATCCGGCACCTATTCGGGAATGCTTCTTGTCTTTGACGACATCTCCGAGCTGACAAAGGCAAATGAGCTTAAGTCCGAGTTCGTCTCGCAGGTGTCGCATGAACTCAAGACACCTCTGAGCTCGATCATCGGTGCGACGACGCTTCTTGCAGGCGGAAGAGCCGGAGAAGTAACAGCTAAGCAGAAGGAGCTGCTTGGCATCGTGCGGAAGGAATCCGAAGACCTCCTTACTTTGATAAACGAGGTTCTTGATTTGAGAAAGCTGGAGAGCGGACTAGAGATGAACTTCGAGTTCAACTCGATCGGGACCATTGCGGAAGATTGCGTGCGTGGCTTAACACCTTTGGCAGAGGCCAAGGGACTCGAGCTTTCGCTGGACTGCGGTTCAGGGCTCCCGGATGTCTATTGTGACGGAATGAGGATCAGCCAGGTATTCAGGAATATTCTTGGAAATGCAATCAAGTACACACCCGGCGGCGGGAAGGTGACGTGTGATCTTTTTGTTGAACATGGTGAACACGAGGGGGCCGAGGTCAGGGTGAGAGTATCAGACACCGGGCCTGGAATACCGCCCGCAAAACGAGGGATGGTCTTTGAGAAATTCGTAAGGCTCAGGTCCCACGACCAGCCAGAGACGGCAGGCACCGGTCTCGGGCTGACCATCGCAAAGGACATCGTGACCAGACATGGAGGAAAAATTTGGTTTGAGCCGAATCCTTCGGGTGGAAGTATTTTCTGTTTTTCAATTCCTCTGGAGATGAGCAGTTCCGAAATTGCCGCAGCTGTTGAATAA
- a CDS encoding response regulator, whose translation MSGMKILVVDDNPSLLAILKQSFASRNYEVFTATKGEDALLIVKAQRPDIVILDVMMAGKNGFEVCREIKETPELRETPVVMLTAKSQESDRFWGLGAGADEYVLKPFDPVALESLVENILDLKRKGEMPNPITKLPGAEALEKNLGKRRASRQLYAVATLTFDEEAEGVFKAKYGEMKFAGVLRLTAGVIREVVALCQDKDIMVAHVGDTGFSKFILVTPPEIAEKLCQGIESEFKSSVEFEYDRNDRKQKFVSGFGSQGESLKFSLLQLKTEIRYSGDGKGSGVEGEGRLPLLEEISDSKD comes from the coding sequence ATGTCTGGAATGAAGATCCTTGTGGTTGACGATAACCCAAGCCTCCTTGCCATTCTCAAACAGAGTTTTGCCTCGAGGAACTACGAGGTGTTCACTGCAACCAAAGGCGAAGATGCGCTGCTGATTGTCAAAGCTCAGAGGCCGGACATAGTAATCCTTGATGTGATGATGGCAGGGAAGAACGGCTTCGAAGTCTGCAGGGAAATAAAAGAGACGCCGGAACTGAGGGAGACGCCGGTGGTAATGCTAACGGCAAAGTCCCAGGAATCAGATAGGTTCTGGGGACTTGGAGCGGGGGCAGACGAGTACGTACTCAAGCCTTTCGATCCGGTTGCACTCGAGTCTCTCGTTGAAAACATTCTTGATCTGAAGAGAAAAGGCGAGATGCCCAATCCGATCACAAAACTCCCCGGCGCAGAGGCGCTGGAGAAGAACCTCGGGAAGAGGAGGGCCTCAAGGCAGCTTTACGCAGTCGCGACATTGACCTTTGATGAGGAGGCGGAGGGCGTTTTCAAGGCGAAGTATGGTGAAATGAAGTTCGCCGGAGTTCTCAGGCTTACAGCCGGCGTCATCAGGGAAGTAGTTGCCCTCTGCCAGGACAAGGATATCATGGTCGCTCACGTGGGGGATACGGGCTTCTCGAAGTTTATTCTTGTGACCCCACCCGAGATAGCGGAGAAACTCTGTCAGGGAATCGAGAGCGAATTCAAATCATCTGTTGAGTTTGAGTACGACAGGAACGACAGAAAGCAAAAGTTTGTGTCAGGGTTCGGCTCTCAAGGCGAATCGCTCAAGTTCTCGCTTCTTCAGCTCAAGACCGAAATCCGATACTCCGGAGATGGGAAGGGTTCAGGGGTCGAGGGCGAAGGCCGGCTACCTCTGCTGGAAGAGATCAGCGATAGTAAAGACTGA